The following proteins are co-located in the Vanessa tameamea isolate UH-Manoa-2023 chromosome W, ilVanTame1 primary haplotype, whole genome shotgun sequence genome:
- the LOC135194625 gene encoding uncharacterized protein LOC135194625: MASDEETLLLLLLRHRRRQRKRKTRSVWVEEILMYREQEGDFYTLYPRLRRSEKKFFNYFRMSIASFDELTSILKLSISRQDTVMGKSIPAEQRLAMTLRFLATGCSFEDLQYAYRCGISTISNIIKDVCQQVWLNMRDDILRQNITEETWKRIADRFERHAQFPNCIGAVDGKHIRIFKPGNSGSSHYNYKNYFSIILLAICDSDYKFIFCDIGCYGRHSDSTIFEDTIFFTKLQEKSLNIPKPRPISTDGCTLPYVLIGDEAFSLSENLLRPYPGKRLTEKMRIFNYRLTRARRYVECSFGILTNKWRIFHTPMKLSLEFCKDVVKACCILHNFVRDRDGFTFEDTLTINGLENIATIPNEGDSLSGPIIREKFSDYFSSREGSVSWQLDCI; encoded by the exons ATGGCGTCCGATGAAGAAACATTGTTATTGCTTTTACTCCGCCATCGCCGACGACAACGAAAAAGAAAGACACGTTCAGTGTGGgttgaagaaatattaatgtatagaGAACAAGAGGGAGATTTTTATACACTGTATCCACGTTTGCGAAGGtccgaaaaaaaatttttcaattaCTTTCGAATGTCAATCGCTTCTTTTGATGAGTTGACATCTATTTTGAAACTTTCAATATCTCGCCAAGACACTGTGATGGGAAAAAGTATACCAGCTGAGCAAAGACTCGCTATGACATTAAG GTTCTTAGCAACTGGCTGTTCATTTGAAGATCTACAGTATGCATATAGATGTGGAATTTCCACAATAAGCAACATAATAAAAGATGTCTGCCAACAAGTATGGTTAAATATGAGAGACGACATTTTACGACAAAATATAACCGAAGAAACTTGGAAAAGGATTGCTGATAGATTTGAAAGACACGCTCAATTTCCTAACTGCATAGGCGCAGTTGATGGCAAgcatataagaatatttaagccCGGAAATAGTGGATCATCTCATTACAATTACAAGAATTACTTTTCAATTATACTTTTAGCTATCTGTGACagtgattataaatttatattttgtgacaTAGGTTGTTACGGACGACACTCTGATTCAACTATTTTTgaagatacaatttttttcacaaagctACAAGAAAAGTCACTCAACATTCCAAAGCCCAGACCGATTTCAACTGATGGATGTACCTTGCCTTATGTTTTAATTGGAGATGAAGCATTCAGTTTATCAGAAAATTTGTTACGGCCATATCCAGGCAAGAGATTGACAGAAAAGAtgagaatttttaattatcgcTTAACACGTGCAAGGAGATATGTAGAATGTTCATTTGGCATTTTGACCAATAAGTGGCGAATCTTTCACACCCCCATGAAGTTATCTTTAGAATTCTGTAAAGATGTTGTTAAAGCATGTTGCATATTGCATAATTTTGTACGTGACAGAGATGGTTTTACATTTGAAGATACACTAACTATAAACGGTTTGGAAAATATAGCCACAATCCCTAATGAAGGGGACTCGTTATCGGGTCCGATAATAAGAGAAAAATTTTCAGATTATTTTAGCAGTCGTGAAGGCAGTGTTTCGTGGCAGTTGGATtgcatataa